CAGATGACAATATCCACGCCGCAGCCTCTTGTCCCGGCAAGCAGTCACAGTGAACCTGATACCCCTTGAGGTCAAAACGACGTGGACGCTGACCCAGGGCTTCTCGCATCAACAATTCAAAACTAGCTTCAGCAGCTTCAAATTGGTAGCCTTCATGTTCTAGGGTCTTGAGGTGGCTTAAGATATGGCGACAAGTAGGATCACCCTTGTCTAGCTCAATCCCAAAACTGCGGGCTTTTGCCAACACATTACTAAGTCCCGATTGGTCAGAGATAACAATGCGCCGACGATTACCTACCTGCTCTGGTTGCACATGCTCGTAGGTGAGAGGGTTGCGCTCAACCGCACTCACGTGAATGCCACCTTTATGGGCAAATGCTGACAAACCAACAAAGGGGGCATGATCGTCAGGGGCAAGGTTGGCAATTTCGCTAATTAGACGGCTGGCCTCAGTAAGACGGGTAAGTTGTTGATCAGTGAGGCAGCGATACCCCAGTTTCAACTGCAAGTTGGGGATCAGAGAGCAGAGATTAGCATTACCACATCGTTCACCATAGCCATTAATAGTGCCTTGAACCATGCGTGCTCCTTCTAGGACTGCTGCTAGGGCGTTGGCAACAGCAGTATCAGAATCATTATGGGTGTGGATGCCTAAGCGAATGACCTGATCGCCTGGATGGTTGCTATCCCCAAACGCAGGAATCTGCTGCATAACTGCTCGGACAATTTGAGTAACCTCATGGGGAAGGGTGCCGCCATTAGTATCACAGAGGGTGATCCACTCAGCTCCAGCAGCGATCGCAGTTTTCAAGGTTTCCAGTGCATAGGCTGGGTTATGCTTGTAGCCATCAAACCAGTGCTCAGCGTCATAGATTACTCGACGATCTTGGCTACGCAGAAACGTGATGGTATCAGCAATCATGGCCAGATTTTCCGCCAGGGATGTCTGTAATCCTTCCGTGACGTGCAAATCCCATGATTTGCCAAAAATGGTAACCCAACGAGTACCTGCGGACAAAATTGGCTGCAACATAGGATCAGTTTCTGCGGTTTTCCCCGGACGGCGAGTTGCGCAAAAGGCAACGACTTCTGCCTGGCTCAAGGGTTCTTCCTGCAACTGCCAAAAAAATTGCACATCCTTAGGATTAGCACCAGGCCATCCCCCTTCAATAAAGGGAATCCCCAATTGGTCAAGCTGGCGGGCAATGCGAAGTTTGTCCTCTAGTGAGAAAGCCAAGCCTTCGCGCTGAGCACCATCACGGAGCGTTGTGTCATAGATCCAAAGTTGGGGAGAAGCCTCAGTATTCATAGCCAATGTTATAGTGCCGCAAGTCAATCAGTGAAGAAGGTTAATCTCAAGTCTAGAACGAATTCAGCCCTGAAGGTGATTTCTGTTATGAACCCTGACTTGCTGACCAGACTCAACGACCATCCCGGTTCCAGCAGCCATCCGGCAGTAGCCGCTAGAACTATGACCAGAACTATGAAGACTGGAACTATGAAGAAAAAATGACGACCCTTGGAGAGCGTACAGAAACTTTGACCGTTGCCTGTACGGGAATAACTTGGGTGGTTGGTGTACGAGCCGTGATTACAGTGCCTAAGTGGGTTCGCAGAGTGTATTGATACTCACGTCCCATGAACTGCCGATCGCAAATCACAGCGTGGTGATCACCATCTACTGGATCCAAAACCAAATCATCTTGATACACAATAGCATTCCCGTCACGGGCAGCACTGCTACCAATCACCTGCCCCACAAATTGCCCCAGTTCAGTTACCCAACAGTCATCCTGTCGCTGAGCAGGTAAAACATTGGCTTTAGTAACAAACTCTGCTACAAACTGCGATGCAGGCCGTTGATAAATGTCCTCTGGGGTACCGATTTGTTCTAAGCGACCTTGATGCAGAATGCCCACTCGATCAGCAACTGCCAGAGCTTCTTCCTGATCATGGGTAACCAGGATAGCCGTAGTATTCGTTTGCCGAAGAATTTGT
This genomic stretch from Cyanobacteriota bacterium harbors:
- the cimA gene encoding citramalate synthase; amino-acid sequence: MNTEASPQLWIYDTTLRDGAQREGLAFSLEDKLRIARQLDQLGIPFIEGGWPGANPKDVQFFWQLQEEPLSQAEVVAFCATRRPGKTAETDPMLQPILSAGTRWVTIFGKSWDLHVTEGLQTSLAENLAMIADTITFLRSQDRRVIYDAEHWFDGYKHNPAYALETLKTAIAAGAEWITLCDTNGGTLPHEVTQIVRAVMQQIPAFGDSNHPGDQVIRLGIHTHNDSDTAVANALAAVLEGARMVQGTINGYGERCGNANLCSLIPNLQLKLGYRCLTDQQLTRLTEASRLISEIANLAPDDHAPFVGLSAFAHKGGIHVSAVERNPLTYEHVQPEQVGNRRRIVISDQSGLSNVLAKARSFGIELDKGDPTCRHILSHLKTLEHEGYQFEAAEASFELLMREALGQRPRRFDLKGYQVHCDCLPGQEAAAWILSSVATVKITVNGKDILEAGEGNGPVSALDQALRKALAQFYPEIEQFHLTDYKVRILDGAAGTSAKTRVLVESSDGHQRWTTVGVSPNILEASYQAVVEGIEYGLLLLKPVVSDRSPVGII
- a CDS encoding ABC transporter ATP-binding protein, producing the protein NNVTLTLREGELLSLLGASGCGKTTLLRLIAGFEQPDAGTIWLGGELVASAQRLVPPEARNVGIVFQDYALFPHLTVAENIAFGLRSTPGRGKLSFKPAQIRQIVEETIALINLQGMESRYPHQLSGGQQQRVALARALAPRPRLILLDEPFSNLDAQVRQQLRQDVRQILRQTNTTAILVTHDQEEALAVADRVGILHQGRLEQIGTPEDIYQRPASQFVAEFVTKANVLPAQRQDDCWVTELGQFVGQVIGSSAARDGNAIVYQDDLVLDPVDGDHHAVICDRQFMGREYQYTLRTHLGTVITARTPTTQVIPVQATVKVSVRSPRVVIFSS